In Streptococcus porcinus, the genomic window GAAGAGCAAATTAAAGCTTTAAAAGAAGCAGGTTACTACTTCCTTAGTCCGCAAGAGGCTTATCGTGTTCTCAGTCAAAATGAATTACCAGCTTCAAAAGTCGTCTGGCTCACTTTTGACGATAGTATGGAAGATTTTTATACGACTGCTTTCCCCATCTTAAAAAAATATCAGGCTAAAGCTACAAATAATGTTATCACTGGCTTTACTGAAAATCAGCGGCCTGAAAATCTAACACTTAAGCAGATGAGAGAAATGAAACAATTTGGCATGTCATTTCAAGATCATACGGTTAATCACCCCGATCTCTCAGTGTCAGATCCACAGACACAGGAATACGAAATGAAAGCTTCAAAAAACTTCCTTGACCAAAACTTAAATCAAGAAACTATAGCGATTGCCTATCCTTCTGGTCGTTATAGTGATACCACTATTGATATTGCCAAAAGACTCCATTATAAATTAGGGGTAACTACCAATGAAGGGTTAGCTAGCGCAGCCAATGGCTTACTCTCACTAAATAGAGTACGAATGATGCCTAACACAAATCCCCAAGCCTTACTGACTTATATCAATACAAACTAAAAACATTCGATGAAGCAAGTATCCTTAAACACCTATTCTAAAAAATCTCCTCCATTCGGTTTTTGGGAGGAGATTTTTTTAGACAAAAGTCATGTTTCCTTCTTTGAGACTCTAGTCACTTTTATCACGAATCTTATCTCTTAAATTTCATGCTACCTACTGTAATACCTTAATTTTTATCACCTTATTGATTGAAAAGCAACAAAAATAAACGTTCTAATAGTACCCTATTAGCCTTGAAATTCTCTCTTGCACCAAGTAGATTAGAAGCGAGTATCATCCCATTTATAACATCAGTCAACAAGTCGTAAGACTCTTTTTGCTCCAAAATAGTTGGAAGACTAGGCATTATCCTTTTTAAATCAAGCAAGGACTGTTCTTTCAAGGATTCGAAGATACTATTAAGTTCTGGATTTCGCTTCTTCTCAATCAGGAATTCGACATAAAGTGGCATCAAATCATTATCATCTATGACTTTATCTACTAACTGATTGACCAGAAACTCCGTCTCGTGTCCAGCTTGACACTCCTCAAAATGCTCTTGAATAATCTTATTTCTGTAGGTCAATCCTTCCAGCATTAGGTCTTTAAAAATGTCTAATGTATTCTTATAATAATGATAAACCCCACCTTTGGACATAGTCGTGCCAGCAATGATATCTTCCACACTTGTATTTGAAAAACCTTTTGCAATAATTTGCTTTGAAGCAGATGCCATAATTTCTTGTTTGCGTTCTGCCTTACTTAATCGTTTACTTGTGGCCATAGCAACCTCTTTTTCTAAATGTTTTTGTTGTCAGTGCTATTGTATTTTAATTTGGCTCTATTAACAAGTCTTGTAAAGTGGCTAAACGCTGTTACTACTTATATCAGCTCATCTTATTTTAAAACAAAAAGACTCAAGTAGGCCATTACTCCTTAGCTCACATATAAGCTAACTACTATTATCCTAAACAGTTATCTTTTCTTAGTAAGTATAGTTCTCTGCCAATTTAGATTTTTTGACCATATCCATGTAAAGTTGGCAAGTTTGCATTAAGAAGTCATGTTTTCCTTTGTGATCAACTTGACCTTGATCCACAACAATAATCTGATCTGCTTTTTCGATTGATTTTAAACGATGAGAGACGACAATAACTGTTTTATTTTTTATCAATTGATTAATACTTTGTTGAATCTCCATCTCATTTTCCACATCGATGGAAGCTGAAATTTCGTCTAAAAGAATAATCGGTGCATTTTTAAGAAAAGCTCTAGCAATTGAAATACGTTGCCGTTCACCACCTGATAACTTCGATCCGTTTTCTCCAACAAGCGTCTGGTAACCATTTGGCAACTTCTCAACTATCTTATCTACATTGGCTAATTTAGCTACTGCTAGTACCTCTTCATCAGTTGCTGACTTTCTTCCCGCCCTAATATTTTCTAAGATTGAGGTATTAAAAAGTTCAACATTCTGAAAAACAATAGCAATATTATCATACAAAGAACGGATACTCATATCTTTAATGTCCTTACCACCAATGGTAATGTGTCCACTGTCATAATCATATAATCTTGCTATTAATCTTAATAGAGTTGTCTTTCCACTCCCTGATGGCCCCACTAAGGCTGTGACCTGACCTTGCTTAGCTTGAAACGAAACTCCTTTAATAATCTTATTTTGATCATATCCAAATACGATGTCTTTAAACTGAATATCAAAGGAATCAAGCTTGGTATCTTCTCCCTTTAGCAAAGGCTCTGCATATAAATCGCGTATTCGTGAGAAACTATCTCTAAAATTAAGAATGAGCAAGATGAACACGTTGATACCAGCATACTGACTTGACAGGGTTGTCGCAGCCATCAGATAGCCAAAATAGTGTAAAAGTGGCAAATGTCCTGCTTTGAATTGGCTTACTCCAATAATTGCTGTTAAAACAGGTGCAAAGAAAGGTAGAACGCCTATTAAGGAACTGATAGAAGCCATGGTAAAATCAGCTTTTACATGAAGTTTCTCTGTATCATTTAGTTTCTCTAAAACATCAGCTTCAACCTTATCTTGTAATGAATAACTTTTAATTTCTTGTTGTAACTCAAAAGCATCTTGAAATGCTGTTGCATTATCTAATAAGCGTTGGTAATATTTCGAAATCAGAGCTGTCTGCAGATCCTTGGAAAGATACATGGCTGCTACTGTTAGCCAAATAGGTAAACTAACACATAGTCCTAAGAGAGGATTTCCTGCTATCAACAATAAGGTCATGCAAATAAAAAATCCTAAAAAGCCAAGTCCCTGTCCTAGGGAGTGAGAAATAGCCATCTCAATATTATTAACGTCCATCATGACTGTTTGGGACAGTTCAGCTAAATTGTGAGTTGAAAAATAAGAGAGTGGTAATTCTTTTAATTTTTGAGCTATATTAATTCTTAAATCTATACTCTCTTCATAGGTCGCATCATATGTCCGGGTATATTCTTTTTCTAAAATCACATACATTACAATTGCAATTACCACCAAAATTCCTAGATAAAATGTAATTGGCTTCAATGTTTTGTTGACAATATCTTGTAAAAAAAGAAATACCAATATTGGAGGGAACATAAAACTCATAAATTTCAAAAAGGACAAAAAGGCTGCTTTAAAAACATTATGGACACCTTTTTCTGTCAATGAAAAATAGCCTTGTATCTTTTCTTTCACTTTATAACCTCCAGTCATTGGCTTGATCATACAAATCTTGAAATTGCTTATATTTACCATACTTTTTAGTTAAAACCTCATGACTTCCTCGTTCAATTAATTTCCCATCTTCAATTACTAAGATTTCATCAACATTCCTAATGCTGGTCAAACGATGAGCAATCATTATAACGGTCTTATTGGCCATCAATTTTGAAAAAGCTTTTTGAATTTCATATTCGTTTTCAGGGTCACTAGCTGCACTGGCTTCATCTAAAATAATAATTGGAGCATCTTTTAAAATAGCCCTTGCAATAGCAATCCTCTGTACTTCACCACCAGATAAATGAACCCCTTTCGCACCAATAATCGTCTGTTCTCTTGCTTCAAACTTGTCTAAAATACTCTCACACATCGCTAGTTTCAAGGCTTTCATCACTTCTTCATCACTGCTATCGGGATTTCCTAATTTAACATTTTCAAAGATACTTGTTTTGAAAAGCATTGCATGTTGAAATACAAAAGCAATATTTTTTTCAATGACCTGGCTTTTATAGTTTTTAATATCATGACCACCTATTTTTAATTGACCTGAGGTAACAGGATAAAAACCAGAAATTAATTTGGCAATTGTTGTTTTTCCTGAACCCGAAGAGCCCACGAGGGCATATTTATGATTAGCTTTGAGTTCCAAATTAAAATCTTTTAAAATAGGTCTCCCAGCCTCATACTCAAAACTTACCTTCGAAAATTCAATGTCATTAGTCTCTAACTCACTCAGGTTTCCATAATCTAGCTTATTACAATCCATTTCCTTAAACAAATCTTCTAATTTATCAACAGCATCTTTGGCGACAGAATAATCTTTACTAAAAAACATCATTTTCATAAAAGCATTATAAAGTAATCCTGAAAATGTCATGAAAAAGACAACTAGACTTAAAACCTCACCCATAGGTTTCGAAGTTTGGAGCTGAATCGATGCTATTGTGATAATTAGAGCGCCAAAGCTCATCATTACACATTGAAATAAAACATATGGAATTTTAAAGAGTCGACATTGCCTATTAATCACAACAGAATAATTGATAATAGATTGATGTAATTTTTCAAACGATTCAATAACCATATCGAAAATTTTTATGACTTGGATACCGCGTACATACTCAACTGTTTCTGAATTAATATCCTCCAAAGCGCCCATATATTCTTTCATCATGTCAGTATCACTATACATAAATCTTATACATACTAAAGAAAAAGCGATAGCAATAAGCACTAAGAGACCAACATAAATATTAGCCATAAAAGAAAGCACTAAAAGACAAATAGGAAATAATATAGCATTGACTGAATCAGGTAAAATGTGTGCAATGATAGTGTGAGTATTAGAAGCATTATCGTCAATAATTTTACGTGTTCTCCCCGATGGGTTTAAATCAAAAAAAGAAAAAGATGCATTTAACAGATGCTTAAGTCCTACTTTCCTCATATTGCTTTCTAGTCTGAAAGCGAAAGTATGACTACACAATAATGATAGAAAGTACATCAATAAATATAATATGGTTGATCCAAATGTCAAAAGAGCAAATTTTTGAATAAGTTGCTTGTCAGCATTTCCTGTCATCTCTTTTAGAATTGCCCAAAAATAATAATAAGGAATAAAAGAAAGGATAGTTGCCATAGCTGAAAATAATAGAGAAAAAATCAAATACTTCTTCTTCTCATCTGCATAGTAAAATAGACGTTTAAAGGTATCCATACTAATTCTCCTTAAAATGTTTTCTCAAAATGAAATAACCTAAATAGCTTCCAGCGATAGCCATCAAAAAGACAACCACTGTTGATATAAGACTCCATACCCCGGTTGTATATTTAATTAGCTCCTCCATATCTTTGATTGATTGCCCTCTTTGAATCCATTCTTCCTTATACTTTTCTACAAAAAATAGGGATGGAATAATTGCTCCCCAGGCTTGCCCCACATGCATGAATCCTGAAGCAATCGCCAATTTGATTAGACTTGTGTTTTTAGAACTTGACGCTAGTACATCTGCTAGAATGGCCATAGCAACTGAACTTATTAGCCACGGAAGATAGCCACCACCTAACAGGGTGAAAATAGCCATAATTAAAAAAGTCATAAGAGTAAACTGCCACATTTTCCCAACTTTTTTGGACATGAAATACAATACCGTTCCTGAGAACAACGCACATATACCCGGACTAATAGCATGTCCAAAAGGACCAAAAGGTGCGCTAATCAGCATTGTTGCAAAGTAAATCAGCATATAAAGCGCTGTCAATAAAGCAATTAATAAAAAATCTTTAATTTTTAATTGTTTTGTCATAATATTTCTCCATTTCACTATAAATTGTATTTAGTCTAGTAATGTGTTGAGCTTCTAAGTAAAAATCATCTGCTATTTGATGACCAGCAATGTAGATAATACGATCGGCAATCCCTCTGATGAACTCATAATCATGTGAAATGACGATAATCGTTTTTTCTTTTTTTAATAATTTCAGCATGACAATAACCTTTTCCATTGATACCTTATCAAGACCACTTGTAGGTTCGTCTAAAATAATGACATCACTTGAGCTAACAAAAGCTATCGCAAGTTGTAAACGTTGCTTTTCTCCTCCGCTCAATGAATGTGGATGCTTATGCTTTAAATCGTATAAATCCACTAATTGTAATGCTTCTTTATTTTTTTCATTATCATGACAAGTTATTTCTAATTCTTTAAGGCATGAAGAGCTAAAGAGTTGAAAATCTGCCTCTTGCATAATATATAAAGGTTGACTCTCCACCTCAATACTTCCTTTAGAAGGCTTAAGTAACTGAGCGATGAGTTTAGCTAAGGTCGTTTTTCCCGCACCATTATTCCCAACTATCACTGCTATCTCATACTGATGAAAACTAAGAGTAATATCTTTTAATATATTCTTGTAAGAGACTTGATCTATCTTGACAGTTTCAATCATTGTTTGGCTAATCTCACGAGCTGGGTACAGATGACTAAACAAATCAAATACGCGTTTTCCATAGTAAGTCTGATAAAAAGCTTCTTCAGAGGCGTAGGATTTTAATGTCCCGTCTTCGAGTAACAATACCTGATCCATCATCCCTTGTAGGTAGAAGCATCGATGATCTGCAATAATAATCAGCTTATCTTCTTTTTTTAATGCTGCTATTTGTTGCCGTAATCTCATAACGTTGCCATAGTCTAGATTAGCAGATGGTTCATCAAATATAAGAATTTTAGGATACATCATCAAAGCTGTCAGCAGAGCCAACAACTGTCGTTCACCAGAAGAGAGAGTCATAACATGACGGTCTAGCAGAGCTTCAATTTTAAATTTCTCATTGATTGCTTTCAGTCGTCTAACCATATCTTGATGAGCCACACCACAATTTTCCATCTCAAAAACCAATTCTGATGTCGTATTTGTCGTAAAAAACTGACTTCTTAAGTTTTGAAAAACATTTCCTAGAAGTAAATGACGCTCATGAACTTTTAAATGCTTTTGTCCATCAATCCATAAATCCCCAACTAATTGACCTTCAATAACTTCTGGAATAATACCATTAATAATATTCAGTAAGGTCGACTTACCTGAACCACTCCTGCCTGTTAAAAAAACAAGTTCACCTAAGTCAAGGTTAATATTGACCTTATTCAAGGTGCTTTTTTTATTTTCTTCATAGGTGAAGCTCAACTCTTGTGCTAGCATTATTTTTTTAGTCATAAATACCACCTAAAATCATTCCATACCCCAAACAAACTATTATAAAAATGAGAACATCATAAACTGACCATCTTGAAACAAAATAACTTGTTCTCCTACAAGGAACCGTCAGCCCTTTTGTCAAGCTAGCGCTGGTTAAGTCATTACTCAGTGCTAAACAACGAAACAATTGAGGAACCAATAGGTATTCAAAAGTTCTTATCGGATGTTTGAAAGATAAGTCGACCCCTCTTACTTGCATCGCTTCCTTAATTAGTTGAAATTCTTTTCTAAAAACTGATATATACCTCAATGTTACCATTAGACCTATCAAAAATATCTTAGGCAAGTGTAAGCGTTGGAGAGCTGATAATAATTCAGAAGAATTATACTCTGTACAAAGAAGCCATGCTAAAAGAAAACAAGGTATAAATAACAAAGACATTCTAAAAAATGAAGTTAGGATTCCATTTTTAAAGTAGACAGACGATAATAAATAGGAGCTGTAAAATAACACTAGGAAACACGTCGCTTTAATAACCTTTAAGTAATAACCTCCTAAAAAGATAACTAGTAAACTAACTAGTTGTGAAAATATTACCCCTTTATGGGATGGATATAAACTATTCACAAGTGGTAATGATGTATTGATCAAAATAACTGTTAACGCATTAACTTTTTTAGCTGATATTTGTAGCTTACTGTTCGGATTTATTAATAGCATACTTGTCATCTCCTTTATCGACGGAATCGTCTATAACATATATTATTACTATTTTAGACATAAGTCAATATACTTAATATTTTAATTAAGCAAACCTAATTTTAGTGGCTTCTAAAATATCTAAAAAGCCCTTAGTTTCTATTCCCTCTACCAAATAGAAACTAAGAGCTTTACACTTTTATGATTTATTAGTAATATCACGACATCATTTGTCAAAATACTTTAACAGTAAGAATTACTTAATAGATGAACGGTCATATTTTTTGAATAAAGCACCAGATATTAGCGATATCAATGTAACAGATAAGCCAATTATAAAAAAATTATAGGTATTTTTAGGATTCAATAGCATTGAAAAAATTCCCGTACCAATTGGCATAAAAAGAATCGCTACCGTAAAGATAATTCCAAATACTCTTCCCAAAAACTCATTATCAACCTCTCTTTGTACAATTGAGAAAAACTGAATATTAAAAATAGCAAGATATAAACTAAATAGTGCTGGGGAAAAAGCTAAAACGATTGTATTATCAAATATAAAATAGAGTGGTGTAGCTAACATCAGCATTAATCCAGATAAAGCCAAAAACATCATTAGTCGCTGAGTTGACAGTTGTCTATTCACAAAACCGCTTAATACGGCTCCAATAAAGCCACCAATCGCTTCTGCTGTCAGAAAGGTTCCGTAAAGCCCAGATGACATATTTTCAAATATCTGATTACTGTAAGGCAACAAGAGATTATAAGCTGCTAGAAAGAAGTTGACAAATGCTGATAAAGTAATGATGATAAAAATTGATTTATGACTATAAATATACTTAAATCCTATTTTCAAATCAGCAAAGATTTCTCTTACTGTCATCTTCTCTTTTGATACCACTTCTTCATTAATAGGTACAATAAAGTGAACCAACAAGGCAGCAAGTAAAAAAGATAGTCCATCGAGCGTTAGTACACCATGTATTCCAAGTCTGTTATAGAAGAAAATAGCTACCATCGGAATCGTTACTTTAATAACATTACTCGTTGTTTCTAAAAACGAATTCAATCGAGAAATATTTTCCTTCCTTACAATTTCTTTTGTAAATGCTTTATATGCTGGACTAGAAAAAGCACTCATTAGGGCCAGTACGACATTGGTTATTACAATTGCATAGACTAACCATAATTCTTGAGATATAAATGAGAGAGCTAGACAAGCAAGTCCACATAGAATATTGGTTCCCATAATAATTTTCTTGCGTTTAAAGTTATCAGCAATAACTCCACCAAATAAATTAAATAATACTCCAATAATACTTTCCAAGGATTGGTAAATTGCAACTAACGATAAAGAAGTCGGATTAAGACCAGCAAGAAATGTATGATTAGCAAAATTAAACATTATATTACCTACTTGAGATATACCTTTACTACTTATTAAGTGACGAAAATTAGTCTTCTCATCTATTTTCATTTTATATTCCTTACCTTATATTTAGTGCAGTTAGCTACTGCCAAAGCTCAAGTGATTGTCCAATCATAAGCCCGTCACTAAGCATCCCTTCATCAAAACAATCTACTAGCCACTTGATAAACGGTCTACTTTCATTAGTCCTTGTGAAAAACATCGCGAGTGAAAATTTTTTCTCGGTATTTTTTTACTCGTTCATCCATTCTATTAGCAACAATAAGTTCTGAAATAGCTGTAAATGAATTAAAATCATTAATAACTGAACATCCCAAAATTGTTTGTTCTCTGATTAGTGGCTCAAATATAACAATCTTTCTTCCTTTATTTTTTAATATTTCAATAATATCAATTATTGACGAATCCCTGTAATTATCTGAGTCTGCTTTAGAATTAATCCTATAAATCCCAATAGTTGTCACATCTTTGCTTAAAATCATTTTTGCTATATGTACTTTTCGCGACAAATTTGAGTTATTTATATTTGTAATGAGTGGAGCTGATATATTTTTGAAATGATATTCTAGTTG contains:
- a CDS encoding polysaccharide deacetylase family protein — translated: MRRKKSTTKKIISRLLALLIIATLSLFGLTYHQEIKNFAKGFLPVAVQKNKVKTSRSQDTIKKKKSTVDNEKTTWTKQTEQVKMPILMYHAVHVMGPEETANANLIVHPQIFEEQIKALKEAGYYFLSPQEAYRVLSQNELPASKVVWLTFDDSMEDFYTTAFPILKKYQAKATNNVITGFTENQRPENLTLKQMREMKQFGMSFQDHTVNHPDLSVSDPQTQEYEMKASKNFLDQNLNQETIAIAYPSGRYSDTTIDIAKRLHYKLGVTTNEGLASAANGLLSLNRVRMMPNTNPQALLTYINTN
- a CDS encoding TetR/AcrR family transcriptional regulator, which produces MATSKRLSKAERKQEIMASASKQIIAKGFSNTSVEDIIAGTTMSKGGVYHYYKNTLDIFKDLMLEGLTYRNKIIQEHFEECQAGHETEFLVNQLVDKVIDDNDLMPLYVEFLIEKKRNPELNSIFESLKEQSLLDLKRIMPSLPTILEQKESYDLLTDVINGMILASNLLGARENFKANRVLLERLFLLLFNQ
- a CDS encoding ABC transporter ATP-binding protein, producing MKEKIQGYFSLTEKGVHNVFKAAFLSFLKFMSFMFPPILVFLFLQDIVNKTLKPITFYLGILVVIAIVMYVILEKEYTRTYDATYEESIDLRINIAQKLKELPLSYFSTHNLAELSQTVMMDVNNIEMAISHSLGQGLGFLGFFICMTLLLIAGNPLLGLCVSLPIWLTVAAMYLSKDLQTALISKYYQRLLDNATAFQDAFELQQEIKSYSLQDKVEADVLEKLNDTEKLHVKADFTMASISSLIGVLPFFAPVLTAIIGVSQFKAGHLPLLHYFGYLMAATTLSSQYAGINVFILLILNFRDSFSRIRDLYAEPLLKGEDTKLDSFDIQFKDIVFGYDQNKIIKGVSFQAKQGQVTALVGPSGSGKTTLLRLIARLYDYDSGHITIGGKDIKDMSIRSLYDNIAIVFQNVELFNTSILENIRAGRKSATDEEVLAVAKLANVDKIVEKLPNGYQTLVGENGSKLSGGERQRISIARAFLKNAPIILLDEISASIDVENEMEIQQSINQLIKNKTVIVVSHRLKSIEKADQIIVVDQGQVDHKGKHDFLMQTCQLYMDMVKKSKLAENYTY
- a CDS encoding ABC transporter ATP-binding protein, whose protein sequence is MDTFKRLFYYADEKKKYLIFSLLFSAMATILSFIPYYYFWAILKEMTGNADKQLIQKFALLTFGSTILYLLMYFLSLLCSHTFAFRLESNMRKVGLKHLLNASFSFFDLNPSGRTRKIIDDNASNTHTIIAHILPDSVNAILFPICLLVLSFMANIYVGLLVLIAIAFSLVCIRFMYSDTDMMKEYMGALEDINSETVEYVRGIQVIKIFDMVIESFEKLHQSIINYSVVINRQCRLFKIPYVLFQCVMMSFGALIITIASIQLQTSKPMGEVLSLVVFFMTFSGLLYNAFMKMMFFSKDYSVAKDAVDKLEDLFKEMDCNKLDYGNLSELETNDIEFSKVSFEYEAGRPILKDFNLELKANHKYALVGSSGSGKTTIAKLISGFYPVTSGQLKIGGHDIKNYKSQVIEKNIAFVFQHAMLFKTSIFENVKLGNPDSSDEEVMKALKLAMCESILDKFEAREQTIIGAKGVHLSGGEVQRIAIARAILKDAPIIILDEASAASDPENEYEIQKAFSKLMANKTVIMIAHRLTSIRNVDEILVIEDGKLIERGSHEVLTKKYGKYKQFQDLYDQANDWRL
- a CDS encoding MptD family putative ECF transporter S component produces the protein MTKQLKIKDFLLIALLTALYMLIYFATMLISAPFGPFGHAISPGICALFSGTVLYFMSKKVGKMWQFTLMTFLIMAIFTLLGGGYLPWLISSVAMAILADVLASSSKNTSLIKLAIASGFMHVGQAWGAIIPSLFFVEKYKEEWIQRGQSIKDMEELIKYTTGVWSLISTVVVFLMAIAGSYLGYFILRKHFKEN
- a CDS encoding ABC transporter ATP-binding protein encodes the protein MTKKIMLAQELSFTYEENKKSTLNKVNINLDLGELVFLTGRSGSGKSTLLNIINGIIPEVIEGQLVGDLWIDGQKHLKVHERHLLLGNVFQNLRSQFFTTNTTSELVFEMENCGVAHQDMVRRLKAINEKFKIEALLDRHVMTLSSGERQLLALLTALMMYPKILIFDEPSANLDYGNVMRLRQQIAALKKEDKLIIIADHRCFYLQGMMDQVLLLEDGTLKSYASEEAFYQTYYGKRVFDLFSHLYPAREISQTMIETVKIDQVSYKNILKDITLSFHQYEIAVIVGNNGAGKTTLAKLIAQLLKPSKGSIEVESQPLYIMQEADFQLFSSSCLKELEITCHDNEKNKEALQLVDLYDLKHKHPHSLSGGEKQRLQLAIAFVSSSDVIILDEPTSGLDKVSMEKVIVMLKLLKKEKTIIVISHDYEFIRGIADRIIYIAGHQIADDFYLEAQHITRLNTIYSEMEKYYDKTIKN
- a CDS encoding energy-coupling factor transporter transmembrane component T, translating into MLLINPNSKLQISAKKVNALTVILINTSLPLVNSLYPSHKGVIFSQLVSLLVIFLGGYYLKVIKATCFLVLFYSSYLLSSVYFKNGILTSFFRMSLLFIPCFLLAWLLCTEYNSSELLSALQRLHLPKIFLIGLMVTLRYISVFRKEFQLIKEAMQVRGVDLSFKHPIRTFEYLLVPQLFRCLALSNDLTSASLTKGLTVPCRRTSYFVSRWSVYDVLIFIIVCLGYGMILGGIYD
- a CDS encoding MFS transporter; protein product: MKIDEKTNFRHLISSKGISQVGNIMFNFANHTFLAGLNPTSLSLVAIYQSLESIIGVLFNLFGGVIADNFKRKKIIMGTNILCGLACLALSFISQELWLVYAIVITNVVLALMSAFSSPAYKAFTKEIVRKENISRLNSFLETTSNVIKVTIPMVAIFFYNRLGIHGVLTLDGLSFLLAALLVHFIVPINEEVVSKEKMTVREIFADLKIGFKYIYSHKSIFIIITLSAFVNFFLAAYNLLLPYSNQIFENMSSGLYGTFLTAEAIGGFIGAVLSGFVNRQLSTQRLMMFLALSGLMLMLATPLYFIFDNTIVLAFSPALFSLYLAIFNIQFFSIVQREVDNEFLGRVFGIIFTVAILFMPIGTGIFSMLLNPKNTYNFFIIGLSVTLISLISGALFKKYDRSSIK